ACCCAAATTGTGAATATTTAATAAAATTGTAGTCATCCCGAAACCCAAAAGACCTAAAGGCGCTGGATTAGCTAATTTGTTCTCCATTTTTTTTAGTTTTTTAATAGTTAGAAAAATCTAATATAGCGTTATAGTTTGTTATCAATTGGTATAAAAATAACAATTTATGATATTAAATGCTCATGTAAAGAAAAGAAAGTAATTTATGCGTCTAAATCTAAACCAAAAGTGGTTCTTAATAATTCAATGTTTGGATTTATTTCTAAAAGACGGTTGTAACGATCTTGATCCGTAAAGCTTCTTTTTATATCTATACTTTCATTTACAATGACTTCAATATTTATGTCGTGATTATGTAAATGTCCTCGTAAATGCCTTAAAAGACCAATCATTTCGCTTTCGAAATCTAGTTTAGATCCTTCGTTAGGTAATTCAAAAGTAATTTTAGTATTGTTTAATTTTGGGTCATTAATTAATAATAAGGACTCCATTATTTTATACCCTTTATTTCCAAGACGTTCAGCATATTTAGTCCATTGCAAAAGCATTTCTGTTTCTGTAAATGATTCAGTAGGAAGTATAGTATTGTCTTCTTTTACAAATCCTTTTAAGTTTTCTTCTAAAGCTTTTTTTGCTCGAATACTGCTAAGGGACAAAGCAGAAAATTTTGCTTCGTTGTTTATTGTGCTTGATGT
The Flavobacterium sp. 5 DNA segment above includes these coding regions:
- a CDS encoding DNA polymerase III subunit gamma/tau — protein: MSLSSIRAKKALEENLKGFVKEDNTILPTESFTETEMLLQWTKYAERLGNKGYKIMESLLLINDPKLNNTKITFELPNEGSKLDFESEMIGLLRHLRGHLHNHDINIEVIVNESIDIKRSFTDQDRYNRLLEINPNIELLRTTFGLDLDA